The following are encoded together in the Anaerolineae bacterium genome:
- a CDS encoding DMT family transporter: MTIQALPYILLLGFLFGTSLIASRFGVGQFHPIAYIGLRTVVATLGYSTVYILSHRHRKWPTDPYLWRHATLLGLLGTAVPMTGVISSLQYLSSGVTAILITAGPALTVLLAHLFLADEKLSPRKGLGIILALGGALLIAVRGENGLSGNGQTNPLGYILILMALTFGSSMTVYARRFMRNFDSFDVASIRMFVSMLAIAPLAILFVGLDLHSVNGQGYFSLIYTAVMGNFLGMFLAFYNVKRFGATAAAMADYIIPIVAGLGGVLILGEHISPGMVLGMAFIAVGIALINRRQKRNLIKPI; encoded by the coding sequence TTGACCATTCAAGCATTGCCCTACATTCTACTGCTTGGTTTTCTTTTTGGCACCAGCCTGATTGCCTCTAGATTTGGGGTGGGGCAGTTTCATCCTATCGCTTATATTGGCCTGCGTACGGTTGTGGCCACCTTGGGCTATAGCACAGTTTACATTTTGAGTCATCGGCATCGCAAATGGCCCACAGACCCGTATTTATGGCGACATGCTACCCTGTTAGGTCTGTTGGGTACAGCCGTGCCAATGACGGGGGTGATTAGTTCTCTACAATACCTATCTTCCGGCGTTACCGCTATTTTGATTACCGCCGGCCCGGCCCTGACCGTTCTCCTGGCCCATTTATTTTTGGCCGACGAAAAACTCTCCCCGCGTAAGGGTCTCGGCATTATCCTGGCGCTGGGGGGAGCGCTGCTGATTGCGGTGCGGGGGGAAAATGGCCTCTCCGGGAACGGCCAGACCAATCCGTTAGGCTATATCCTGATTTTGATGGCCTTAACCTTTGGCAGTTCTATGACCGTTTATGCCCGTAGATTTATGCGTAATTTTGACTCTTTTGATGTCGCTTCGATTCGCATGTTTGTGTCTATGCTGGCCATCGCGCCGCTGGCGATTTTATTTGTGGGCCTAGATTTGCACTCGGTCAATGGCCAAGGTTATTTTTCGCTGATTTATACGGCGGTGATGGGCAACTTCTTGGGCATGTTTCTGGCTTTTTACAACGTCAAACGTTTTGGGGCAACAGCCGCCGCTATGGCCGATTATATCATCCCGATAGTGGCCGGCCTGGGTGGGGTGTTGATTTTAGGTGAGCACATTTCGCCAGGGATGGTGCTGGGCATGGCCTTTATTGCCGTGGGCATTGCCCTCATCAACCGGCGCCAAAAACGCAATCTCATCAAACCTATTTAA
- a CDS encoding serine/threonine protein kinase, with the protein MAAITEFQLKDYILEAELGRGDLTIAYRARRRFDEAVVAVKVVAPQFTFDELFVRRFKDITRQTTKLEHPNIVRTYEANQEGDVLYLVRELIEARPLVQVLAEEGPFSPQRMLTIARQIASALDYAHQKSIMHGDLSANRVYLGLNDHVTVADFGQTQAMAGTSLVKQGFAVGSPETMAPERVHGQGPSRQSDLYALGILCYQMLANEPPFTGAPAAVLHAQAYEQPQPLHIANPGISVPLSEAVGRMLAKGLELRYNTGAEFTRALAVASEGTAPVRSPTAAATKMKEAGLKTTPLWKQPWLWIFSAIFIIFIFLGFGFWAVSQWRTDQPAVVVPLTPTVIVLSTPTAAISATSQTETGSQVAPPPITLEPGPTASPTPSFTPMPTVTPTPVSFPTPGAPMIAAQSPFNNLRLARNITSDNKPQETGTSFAAGPQPVYLFFDYNGIEPGTAWMHRWTWGDTELDAYQDIWPEDYSRQGTAWVFYSPTGGYQPGPYQVTLAVNGQTVATATFVINAAP; encoded by the coding sequence ATGGCAGCAATAACCGAATTTCAACTCAAAGATTATATTCTGGAAGCGGAACTTGGCCGGGGAGATTTGACCATTGCTTATCGCGCCCGCCGCCGGTTTGACGAGGCGGTGGTGGCCGTAAAAGTGGTTGCCCCGCAGTTTACTTTTGACGAACTGTTTGTGCGGCGGTTTAAAGACATAACCAGGCAAACCACCAAATTGGAACATCCCAATATTGTCCGCACCTACGAGGCCAACCAGGAAGGTGATGTGCTTTACCTGGTTCGCGAGTTGATTGAAGCCCGGCCACTGGTGCAGGTTTTGGCAGAAGAAGGCCCGTTTTCTCCGCAGCGGATGTTGACCATTGCCCGCCAAATTGCTTCGGCCCTGGATTATGCCCATCAAAAATCCATCATGCATGGCGATTTGTCGGCTAACCGGGTATATCTTGGCCTGAACGACCACGTGACCGTGGCTGACTTTGGCCAAACGCAAGCAATGGCCGGCACCAGCCTGGTAAAACAAGGATTTGCCGTTGGCTCGCCAGAAACTATGGCCCCGGAACGGGTACATGGTCAGGGGCCGAGCCGCCAATCGGACCTTTATGCGCTGGGTATTTTGTGTTACCAAATGCTGGCCAACGAGCCGCCTTTCACTGGCGCGCCCGCCGCCGTTTTGCACGCCCAGGCTTACGAACAACCTCAGCCTCTTCACATTGCCAATCCCGGCATCTCTGTACCCTTAAGCGAGGCCGTTGGCCGGATGCTGGCCAAGGGTTTGGAGTTACGCTACAACACCGGCGCCGAATTCACTCGCGCCCTGGCCGTAGCCAGCGAAGGCACGGCCCCCGTCCGTTCCCCCACTGCGGCAGCAACCAAAATGAAAGAGGCCGGGCTGAAAACAACTCCCCTCTGGAAACAGCCCTGGTTGTGGATTTTCAGCGCCATCTTCATCATCTTCATTTTCCTGGGCTTTGGGTTCTGGGCTGTTTCTCAATGGAGAACCGACCAGCCGGCGGTCGTCGTCCCCCTAACGCCGACGGTCATTGTTCTTTCAACCCCAACGGCCGCCATCTCAGCAACAAGCCAAACCGAAACCGGCAGCCAGGTCGCCCCTCCACCCATCACCCTTGAACCTGGCCCAACGGCCAGCCCTACGCCCAGTTTCACCCCCATGCCAACAGTCACGCCAACGCCGGTCTCTTTTCCCACTCCCGGCGCACCCATGATTGCGGCCCAGAGTCCCTTCAATAATTTGCGTTTGGCCCGCAATATCACGTCGGATAACAAACCTCAAGAAACGGGCACATCCTTTGCCGCCGGCCCCCAACCCGTTTATCTCTTCTTTGATTACAACGGTATTGAACCGGGCACAGCCTGGATGCATCGCTGGACCTGGGGAGATACGGAACTTGACGCTTACCAGGATATCTGGCCGGAGGATTACAGCCGCCAGGGCACAGCCTGGGTATTTTACAGCCCCACCGGCGGCTATCAACCCGGCCCGTATCAGGTAACGCTGGCCGTCAACGGACAAACCGTAGCCACGGCAACCTTTGTGATTAATGCCGCGCCGTAG
- a CDS encoding P1 family peptidase: MSISFQAISGLQVGHAQDFEAATGCTVILCPAGAVGGVDQRGGAPGTRETDLLRPMHLVEKVHAVLLTGGSAFGLAAADGVIRWLEEHNLGLDVGVAKVPIVPAAVLFDLAVGRADVRPDAAMGYAACQAAVNNPALSAMGSIGAGTGAMVGHILGPQGRMKGGLGAAVIELGQNLLVGAIFAVNCFGDVVDPASGQILAGARKLPEGDFADTMQVLQQGAANGFAGQGNTVIGVVTTNVALSKESANKVAQMAHDGLARVIRPAHTMFDGDTIFALATGQAPPADVNLIGAFAAEATARAIVNAVKTANAVDRP; the protein is encoded by the coding sequence ATGTCCATTTCTTTCCAAGCTATTTCCGGTCTACAGGTCGGCCATGCCCAAGATTTTGAGGCAGCGACCGGCTGTACGGTTATATTATGCCCGGCAGGCGCGGTCGGCGGGGTTGATCAACGCGGCGGCGCGCCGGGCACCCGCGAAACCGATCTCCTGCGGCCAATGCACTTGGTTGAAAAAGTCCACGCGGTGCTGCTCACCGGGGGCAGCGCTTTTGGCCTGGCCGCAGCAGACGGCGTGATACGCTGGCTGGAAGAACATAACCTGGGTCTTGACGTGGGCGTGGCTAAAGTGCCTATTGTGCCGGCGGCTGTTCTATTTGACCTGGCCGTGGGCCGGGCCGATGTTCGCCCGGACGCAGCCATGGGCTATGCCGCCTGCCAGGCTGCGGTAAACAACCCGGCGCTATCCGCTATGGGCAGCATTGGCGCAGGCACGGGGGCGATGGTCGGCCACATTCTTGGCCCGCAGGGACGGATGAAGGGCGGCCTTGGCGCAGCGGTAATAGAGTTGGGCCAGAACCTGCTGGTGGGAGCGATTTTTGCGGTAAACTGTTTTGGCGACGTGGTTGACCCGGCTTCCGGGCAAATTTTAGCCGGGGCGCGGAAATTGCCAGAAGGGGATTTTGCGGATACCATGCAAGTTCTGCAACAGGGCGCGGCCAACGGTTTTGCCGGCCAGGGAAACACCGTTATCGGAGTAGTGACTACAAACGTGGCCCTGTCTAAAGAATCGGCCAACAAAGTGGCCCAAATGGCCCACGATGGTTTGGCCCGGGTCATCCGGCCCGCCCACACCATGTTTGATGGCGATACCATCTTTGCCCTGGCCACAGGCCAGGCCCCGCCCGCCGACGTGAACCTGATCGGAGCATTTGCGGCTGAGGCCACGGCCCGGGCCATTGTCAATGCCGTCAAAACAGCCAACGCTGTAGACAGGCCATAA
- a CDS encoding DUF362 domain-containing protein: MSSKVYFGSPRQARWEAKETLPAKLDLILEQLHLRDRVKDETVVIKMHLGNNLSYSTVHPVFVRKVVQAVQDGGGKPFIADVSWDVPNAAQRGYSEESVGCPVYPAAGPEDKYFYTHPREYKNLKEWKVAGMIEDATFLINLAHVKGHPSCGFGAAMKNLALGNMIGETRSAMHDAMQYDRYWFADKCPDAATRQRIMEACPFDALVQDKENEAEIHLHPEQCNQCGRCLQVAPPGSLKIDPINFHSFQEACAISVSISLGTFAPGKAVHLNLATFMTPLCDCFGFTSMPILPDAGIFGSDDIIALEQATLDVIAKTRLIEENIPTSMEVHTREGHPFRWLHGPYKDPYLVVEYGEKLGLGSRDYELIDVLPLEQMEREPMSSYIPA; encoded by the coding sequence ATGTCCAGTAAAGTCTATTTCGGTTCCCCCCGCCAGGCGCGCTGGGAAGCAAAAGAAACGCTTCCGGCTAAACTTGATTTGATTTTGGAACAATTGCACCTGCGCGACCGGGTCAAAGATGAAACGGTGGTCATCAAAATGCATCTTGGCAACAATCTCAGTTATTCCACCGTTCACCCGGTTTTTGTGCGCAAGGTGGTGCAAGCCGTGCAAGATGGCGGCGGCAAGCCGTTTATCGCCGATGTCAGTTGGGATGTGCCCAACGCCGCCCAACGGGGTTACTCTGAAGAATCCGTCGGCTGTCCGGTCTATCCTGCGGCTGGGCCGGAGGATAAATATTTTTATACCCATCCCCGCGAGTACAAAAACCTTAAGGAATGGAAAGTGGCCGGGATGATTGAGGATGCCACTTTCCTCATCAATTTGGCGCACGTCAAGGGGCATCCCTCATGCGGTTTTGGCGCGGCCATGAAAAACCTGGCCCTGGGCAACATGATTGGCGAAACGCGCAGCGCCATGCACGATGCCATGCAATACGACCGCTACTGGTTTGCCGATAAGTGCCCCGATGCGGCAACGCGCCAGCGCATCATGGAAGCCTGCCCCTTTGACGCGCTGGTTCAGGACAAGGAGAATGAGGCTGAAATCCACCTGCATCCTGAGCAGTGCAATCAGTGCGGACGTTGTTTGCAGGTGGCTCCACCGGGTAGTTTGAAAATTGACCCGATCAATTTCCATTCGTTCCAGGAAGCGTGCGCCATCAGCGTTAGCATTTCGCTGGGCACCTTTGCCCCCGGCAAAGCCGTACATCTTAATCTGGCTACATTTATGACGCCGCTGTGTGATTGTTTTGGCTTTACCAGCATGCCCATTTTACCCGATGCCGGTATTTTTGGCTCGGATGACATTATTGCCCTGGAACAGGCCACGCTGGATGTTATTGCCAAAACCCGCCTCATTGAAGAGAACATTCCAACGAGCATGGAAGTTCACACCCGCGAGGGTCATCCCTTCCGCTGGCTACACGGGCCGTATAAAGACCCGTATCTGGTGGTGGAATACGGCGAGAAACTTGGCCTGGGGAGCCGTGATTATGAACTGATTGACGTGCTGCCGCTGGAGCAAATGGAACGCGAGCCGATGAGCAGTTATATTCCGGCATAG
- a CDS encoding AEC family transporter, protein MPIFGQFLSVFVDVTLPVFALVLVGYLAGPRLGLEARTLSRAAYFLFIPAFVFHMISESEVEIALVFRMVVYMSLVLVACAVLGFATAKLLGESRKISAAFVLVAVFANVGNFGLSLVEFRLGQAALVPGTIYFLAVAVMAFVISIIAAGWVRGGGIGAATSVMRTPALIAVIPALFFSITHTEVPLFVSRSAHLLGSAMIPTLLVTLGVQLAAVGKPRIGLNVIAASAVRLVGGPILAALLIIPFGFTGLERSAGILQASMPTGVTISIIAIEYDLAPDFVTTTILFSTLASLITLTFVLLLV, encoded by the coding sequence ATGCCTATCTTTGGACAATTCCTTTCGGTTTTTGTTGATGTGACCCTGCCGGTGTTTGCGTTGGTGTTGGTTGGCTACCTGGCCGGCCCGCGGCTGGGGCTAGAAGCGCGCACCCTGTCACGGGCCGCGTACTTTCTTTTTATTCCGGCTTTTGTGTTTCACATGATCAGCGAGTCTGAGGTTGAAATCGCCCTGGTCTTTCGCATGGTCGTTTATATGTCGCTGGTGCTTGTGGCTTGCGCCGTATTGGGCTTTGCCACGGCCAAACTGCTGGGAGAGTCGCGCAAAATTAGTGCGGCCTTTGTGTTAGTGGCTGTGTTTGCTAATGTCGGCAATTTTGGCCTGTCGCTAGTAGAGTTTCGCTTGGGTCAAGCCGCCCTGGTGCCGGGGACAATCTATTTTCTGGCGGTAGCGGTAATGGCTTTCGTCATTAGCATTATCGCGGCGGGTTGGGTTCGGGGTGGGGGTATAGGAGCAGCCACATCTGTGATGAGAACGCCGGCCTTGATTGCCGTGATACCGGCTCTCTTTTTTAGTATAACCCATACTGAGGTGCCTCTGTTTGTGTCTCGCTCTGCCCATTTATTGGGCAGCGCCATGATCCCTACCTTGCTGGTCACGCTGGGCGTGCAGTTGGCCGCTGTGGGCAAGCCTCGCATCGGGTTAAACGTTATTGCCGCCAGTGCCGTGCGTTTGGTGGGTGGCCCAATCCTGGCCGCCTTATTGATTATCCCATTTGGTTTTACCGGCCTCGAACGCAGCGCGGGCATTTTACAAGCCAGCATGCCCACCGGAGTGACCATTTCCATTATTGCCATAGAATACGATCTGGCCCCCGACTTTGTAACCACTACTATTCTCTTTTCCACTCTGGCCAGCCTTATTACGCTGACTTTTGTATTATTGTTGGTATAA
- a CDS encoding aldo/keto reductase, whose amino-acid sequence MRYRNFGRTGWKVSEISFGAWGIGGSWGHVDQDDALAALHAAIDQGVNFIDTADVYGDGRSERFIAQVLKERSEQVYVATKAGRRLNPHLAEGYNRENLTAFIERSLKNLQVETLDLIQLHCPPTQVYYMPEVFDILDDLAQAGKIKYYGVSVEKVEEAIKATEYPNVQSVQIIFNMFRQRPAELFFDLAKQRRVGILARVPLASGLLTGKMTRQTTFPQDDHRKFNRYGQSFDVGETFSGVDYDTGLDAVDELQALLPDGATMAQFALRWILMFDAVSCAIPGAKNKKQAIANAQAADLPPLSDAVMAKVKASYDEKIRGLVHHRW is encoded by the coding sequence ATGCGATACAGAAATTTTGGCAGAACCGGCTGGAAAGTTTCAGAAATTAGTTTTGGAGCCTGGGGCATTGGCGGGTCTTGGGGTCATGTTGACCAGGATGACGCGCTGGCGGCGCTGCACGCGGCCATTGACCAGGGTGTGAACTTTATTGACACAGCCGATGTTTATGGCGATGGCCGTAGTGAACGCTTTATCGCTCAAGTGCTCAAAGAACGGTCCGAGCAGGTTTACGTGGCCACCAAAGCCGGGCGGCGGCTCAATCCTCACTTAGCCGAAGGCTACAACCGGGAAAATCTGACCGCCTTCATTGAGCGTAGCCTTAAAAATTTGCAGGTTGAAACGTTGGACCTAATCCAACTGCACTGCCCCCCCACCCAAGTTTATTACATGCCCGAAGTTTTTGATATTTTGGATGATCTGGCGCAGGCCGGAAAAATCAAATACTATGGCGTGAGCGTAGAAAAAGTGGAGGAAGCCATCAAGGCTACCGAGTATCCTAACGTGCAGAGCGTCCAGATCATTTTTAACATGTTCCGTCAGCGTCCGGCTGAATTGTTTTTTGACCTGGCCAAGCAGCGCCGGGTTGGTATCTTGGCCCGCGTTCCTCTGGCCAGCGGTTTGTTGACCGGCAAAATGACCCGCCAGACCACCTTTCCCCAGGATGACCATCGCAAATTTAATCGTTATGGCCAATCCTTTGACGTGGGCGAAACCTTCTCCGGCGTAGATTACGATACCGGCCTGGATGCGGTGGACGAACTCCAGGCCCTGCTACCGGATGGGGCAACGATGGCTCAATTTGCCTTGCGCTGGATTTTGATGTTCGATGCCGTGAGCTGCGCCATCCCCGGCGCCAAAAATAAAAAGCAGGCCATTGCCAACGCCCAAGCCGCCGACCTGCCGCCCTTGAGCGACGCAGTGATGGCCAAAGTTAAAGCCAGCTACGATGAGAAAATTCGGGGCCTGGTGCATCACCGCTGGTAG
- a CDS encoding GAF domain-containing protein has product MKTEYKIIILSVALSAAVWIIDVGLLTAGVSGHSVYVGLVAMAGFLWLGVLTSRFLARQERVEKELCRVNRALKTLGECNEAMVRAAEEPELLHNICQTIVRVGGYHLAWVGFAQSDEAKYVRPVAQAGCAKGYLEGVNITWADTERGRGPTGTVIRTGRPCVVRNILTDPDFAPWRAEASKRGYVSVIGLPLNVNGRPFGALTIYAKEPDAFDEDEVKLLTDLADDLAYGIMALRTQIEHRQVEETLRRTEAKKQAIFNAIPDMIMQISKDGWYKSVKLPKDFALWLPPDELIGKNVSEVLPADVAQQTINHITQALQTGSTQIFEYQLPVDRTLRDYEARIVVCNENEVTAIVRDITGRKAREAVIEEERARIARDLHDGLAQNLYFVGLKLDYLCKKVKAACEPEDVSSELCALKKTVQANIDDVRRTIFSLRPLELEKLGFGPAVRKYIQEFGEQARLSVALEIQGNEQALPPALEPIFFRLVQEGLNNIAKHAKAEHAWIELAITPNQAGHLTIRDDGIGFNPETLSPGDSTKMGLGQMRERVKMLGGQFSIESVPMQGTKLCAQIPLEGSKR; this is encoded by the coding sequence ATGAAAACCGAATATAAGATCATTATACTCTCGGTGGCGCTGAGCGCGGCGGTTTGGATTATTGACGTGGGCCTGCTGACGGCCGGTGTATCCGGCCATTCGGTTTACGTGGGCCTGGTGGCTATGGCCGGTTTCCTCTGGCTGGGGGTGTTGACCTCGAGATTCTTGGCCCGCCAGGAGCGGGTGGAAAAAGAATTGTGCCGCGTGAACCGGGCGCTCAAAACATTGGGCGAATGTAATGAGGCCATGGTGCGGGCTGCCGAGGAGCCGGAATTGTTGCACAATATTTGCCAGACCATTGTTCGGGTGGGAGGGTATCACCTGGCTTGGGTTGGTTTTGCCCAAAGTGATGAGGCCAAGTATGTGCGCCCGGTGGCCCAGGCCGGCTGTGCAAAAGGGTATCTGGAGGGCGTCAATATTACCTGGGCCGATACCGAGCGGGGACGCGGCCCTACCGGCACGGTTATCCGTACCGGCCGGCCCTGCGTGGTGCGCAATATTTTAACCGATCCTGATTTTGCCCCCTGGCGAGCCGAAGCCAGCAAACGAGGTTACGTTTCGGTGATTGGCCTGCCGTTGAACGTTAATGGTCGCCCGTTTGGGGCGCTGACCATTTATGCCAAAGAACCGGATGCTTTTGACGAGGACGAGGTGAAGTTATTGACCGACCTGGCCGACGATTTGGCTTATGGCATTATGGCCCTGCGCACGCAAATTGAGCATCGGCAGGTTGAGGAAACGCTGCGTAGAACCGAGGCCAAAAAGCAGGCTATCTTCAACGCCATCCCGGATATGATTATGCAAATCAGCAAAGATGGCTGGTACAAAAGCGTCAAATTGCCCAAAGACTTTGCGCTGTGGCTGCCGCCCGACGAACTCATTGGCAAAAATGTGAGTGAGGTGTTACCGGCAGACGTGGCTCAACAGACCATAAACCACATCACCCAAGCCCTGCAAACCGGCAGCACCCAAATTTTTGAATATCAACTGCCGGTTGACCGCACCTTGCGGGATTACGAGGCCCGGATTGTGGTGTGCAATGAAAACGAGGTAACAGCCATTGTACGCGACATCACCGGCCGCAAAGCCCGCGAGGCGGTTATCGAAGAGGAGCGGGCCAGGATTGCGCGTGATTTACACGATGGTCTGGCCCAAAACTTGTACTTTGTGGGATTGAAGCTGGATTACCTTTGTAAAAAGGTCAAGGCGGCTTGCGAGCCTGAAGACGTTAGCAGCGAACTATGCGCTTTAAAAAAAACGGTTCAAGCCAATATTGACGATGTGCGGCGGACGATTTTTTCCCTGCGCCCGTTAGAATTGGAAAAGTTGGGCTTTGGGCCGGCCGTGCGTAAATATATTCAGGAATTTGGCGAACAGGCCAGGCTGAGCGTGGCCCTTGAAATTCAGGGAAACGAGCAAGCGTTGCCGCCGGCCCTGGAGCCTATTTTCTTTCGGCTGGTTCAGGAAGGCTTGAACAATATCGCCAAACACGCCAAAGCCGAACACGCCTGGATTGAACTGGCAATTACCCCCAACCAGGCGGGACATTTGACCATTCGCGACGACGGCATTGGTTTTAATCCCGAAACTCTGTCTCCGGGCGACAGCACCAAAATGGGCCTGGGCCAGATGCGTGAGCGGGTGAAGATGTTGGGCGGCCAATTTAGCATAGAAAGCGTGCCCATGCAGGGCACCAAACTGTGCGCCCAAATTCCCTTGGAAGGGAGTAAACGGTGA
- a CDS encoding response regulator transcription factor produces MTRPIRVLIADDHTMVRQGLSQICSTEADMQVVGQAANGQEACQLALQVEPDVVIMDINMPVLDGVQATRYITGAYPQAGVIILTMYRQDQYVFEAIKAGARAYLLKDADSEELLRAIRIVAGGEALLDSSIALKMMDEFRRLQGDPVGADGITQLTERELDILRLVAQGLENTEIGEQLGLSEKTIRNRLTTIFEKLHVNNRIQAALYALRQGLASLDNQN; encoded by the coding sequence GTGACCCGACCCATTCGTGTTCTCATTGCCGATGATCATACCATGGTTCGCCAGGGGTTGAGCCAGATTTGTAGCACCGAGGCCGATATGCAAGTAGTGGGCCAGGCGGCCAATGGCCAGGAAGCCTGCCAACTGGCCTTACAGGTAGAGCCGGACGTGGTAATTATGGACATCAATATGCCGGTCTTAGATGGCGTGCAAGCCACGCGCTATATTACCGGAGCCTACCCCCAAGCCGGCGTAATTATTTTAACCATGTACCGCCAAGATCAATATGTTTTTGAAGCCATCAAAGCCGGAGCGCGGGCCTACCTGCTCAAAGACGCCGACAGCGAGGAGTTACTGCGGGCCATCCGGATTGTGGCCGGCGGCGAAGCTCTGCTGGATTCATCCATTGCCTTAAAAATGATGGATGAATTTCGCCGTTTGCAGGGCGACCCGGTGGGCGCCGACGGCATTACCCAATTGACGGAACGAGAGTTAGACATTTTGCGCCTGGTGGCCCAGGGTCTGGAAAACACCGAAATTGGCGAACAACTGGGCCTGTCGGAAAAAACCATCCGCAACCGGCTGACCACTATTTTTGAAAAGCTGCATGTCAATAACCGTATTCAGGCCGCGCTTTATGCCCTCCGTCAGGGTTTGGCCAGTTTGGACAACCAGAACTAA
- a CDS encoding D-2-hydroxyacid dehydrogenase, with product MTTILLGFPAGRISDIHLEQVWAIAPDKQILVTDDRSRIEAALDDIEIAADRFPHDLIPKARNLRWLQQWGAGADWLLRYPQVADLDFVLTNASGVHAIPISEHIFAFLFAFARGFPLAIRAQVQREWVSYDQQKSVFELAGKTMLLIGLGAIGSKTASVAAALGMRVLAIRRNPSLGSPGVDRVFGLDQLLEALPQADFVVITLPLTYQTKGLLGEAALRAMKSNAYLINIGRGGIIREDVLLQALKEGWIAGAGLDVFQTEPLPVDSPLWALDNLIITGHYAGATPYYTERAWAIFVDNLQRYQAGKPLRNVVDKKLGY from the coding sequence ATGACCACCATTTTATTAGGTTTTCCGGCCGGCAGAATTTCTGACATTCACCTTGAGCAAGTTTGGGCCATTGCCCCTGATAAACAAATTTTGGTTACCGACGACCGCAGTCGGATTGAGGCGGCCCTGGACGATATTGAGATAGCCGCCGACAGGTTCCCCCACGATTTGATTCCCAAAGCGCGTAATCTGCGCTGGCTGCAACAATGGGGGGCCGGCGCCGACTGGCTGCTACGTTATCCCCAAGTAGCCGATTTGGATTTTGTTTTGACCAATGCTTCCGGGGTGCACGCCATCCCTATCAGCGAGCACATCTTTGCCTTTCTCTTTGCTTTTGCCCGGGGATTCCCTTTGGCCATACGGGCGCAGGTTCAACGGGAATGGGTGTCTTATGACCAACAAAAAAGTGTTTTTGAATTGGCCGGTAAAACCATGCTCCTGATTGGCCTTGGCGCCATCGGCAGTAAAACTGCCAGCGTTGCCGCCGCCCTGGGGATGCGGGTATTGGCCATCCGGCGCAATCCTTCCCTCGGCTCGCCGGGTGTGGACAGAGTATTCGGCTTGGATCAACTACTCGAGGCATTACCCCAGGCCGATTTTGTGGTGATCACCCTACCGCTAACTTACCAAACCAAAGGTCTGCTCGGTGAGGCCGCTTTGCGAGCGATGAAATCGAACGCCTACTTGATCAACATCGGCCGGGGAGGAATCATCCGGGAAGATGTTCTGCTTCAGGCGTTAAAAGAAGGGTGGATTGCCGGAGCGGGCCTGGATGTTTTTCAAACCGAACCCCTACCCGTTGATTCGCCGTTGTGGGCGCTGGATAACCTCATCATCACCGGTCATTACGCCGGGGCAACGCCTTATTACACTGAGCGGGCCTGGGCTATTTTTGTGGACAATCTGCAACGTTACCAGGCCGGTAAGCCCCTGCGTAACGTGGTTGATAAAAAACTTGGTTATTAA
- a CDS encoding aldo/keto reductase produces MIEKLPFGRTGHHSTCTLFGAAALWSCTQAEADQTLDVLLEYGVNHIDTAASYGEAELRIGPWMKRHRKDFFLATKTEQRTYQKAKEELQRSLDRLQTDHVDLWQIHAITEPEPLETALGPGGALEAFIEAREQGLVRFFGVTGHGTQIAKLHQRSLERFDFDSVLLPYNYLMMQNPQYAADFEALYKICREKKVAVQAIKSIARGPWGDKAKTRTCWYEPFEAQADIDRAVNYVLSRPGIFLNTVGDIGLLPKVLDAASRFQQTRPTDQEMQKMVEATAAAPLFV; encoded by the coding sequence ATGATAGAAAAATTACCCTTTGGCAGAACAGGCCATCACAGTACTTGCACCCTTTTTGGCGCGGCCGCCTTGTGGTCCTGTACCCAGGCTGAAGCGGACCAAACGTTGGACGTGCTGCTGGAATACGGCGTCAACCATATTGACACCGCTGCCAGCTATGGAGAGGCCGAGTTGCGGATTGGCCCCTGGATGAAGCGTCATCGAAAAGATTTTTTCCTGGCCACCAAAACCGAACAGCGCACTTACCAGAAAGCCAAAGAAGAATTGCAACGCTCGTTAGACAGGTTACAGACCGACCACGTTGACCTGTGGCAAATTCACGCCATCACCGAGCCGGAACCCCTGGAAACGGCGTTGGGTCCGGGCGGCGCTCTGGAAGCCTTCATCGAGGCTCGCGAGCAGGGACTGGTGCGTTTTTTTGGCGTTACCGGACACGGCACCCAAATAGCCAAATTGCACCAACGCAGCCTGGAGCGATTTGATTTCGACTCGGTGCTGCTGCCTTACAACTATTTGATGATGCAAAATCCCCAATATGCGGCCGATTTTGAGGCGCTATACAAAATTTGCCGGGAGAAAAAGGTGGCCGTGCAGGCTATCAAATCCATTGCCCGCGGCCCCTGGGGTGACAAGGCCAAAACCCGCACGTGTTGGTATGAACCTTTTGAGGCTCAGGCCGATATTGACCGGGCTGTCAATTACGTGTTAAGTAGGCCGGGCATTTTTTTGAACACTGTTGGCGATATTGGCCTGCTGCCCAAAGTGCTTGACGCGGCCAGCCGTTTTCAACAAACCAGGCCGACAGATCAGGAGATGCAGAAAATGGTAGAGGCCACCGCCGCAGCGCCGCTATTTGTTTAA